The Microbacterium sp. SORGH_AS_0862 region GTCGCAGCGGCGTCTGGGTCGTGGGCGCTGCGGGAGCAGACAAGCTGGCGGCGATCGGCGTGCGCGTCGAGCGGGGTGTCACCATGCACGGCTTCGCCGTCAACTGCGACAACTCTCTCGCACCGTTTCGTCGCATCGTCCCCTGCGGGATCACGGATGCCGGTGTCACGACTCTCAGCGACGCCGCCGGCCGCTCGATCTCGCCGCAGGAGTTCGCGGAAACGGCCTCCCATCGGTTCCGGCTGGAGTATGCGGAGGTGACGGCGTGAGCGCACCGGAGGGACGGCGGCTGCTCCGGCTCGAGGTCCGCAACGCCCAGACGCCCATCGAGCGCAAGCCCGAGTGGATCAAGACGAAAGCGCGCACCGGGCCCGAGCACACCGCGCTGCGCGAGCTCGTGAAGACGGAAGACCTCCATACCGTCTGCCAGGAAGCCGGCTGCCCCAACATCTATGAGTGCTGGGAGGATCGCGAGGCGACGTTCCTCATCGGGGGCGCACAGTGCACCAGGCGCTGCGACTTCTGCCAGATCGACACCGGCAAGCCCGCCGACTACGACACCGACGAACCGCGCCGAGTCGCCGAGAGCGTGCGACGGATGCGGCTGCGTTATGCGACGGTCACGGGCGTCGCCCGCGATGACCTGCCGGATGAGGGTGCGTGGCTTCACGCGGAGACCGTGCGCCGCATCCACGCCGAGAACCCGGGGACCGGGGTCGAGATCCTGTCCACCGACTTCTCGGGCGATCCGGATCTTCTGGATGAGGTGTTCTCCTCGCGACCCGAGGTCTTCGCGCACAACGTGGAGACCGTGCCGAGGCTGTTCGCTCGCATCCGGCCGGCTTTCCGTTACGAGCGCTCCCTGGGGGTTCTCGCGAGGGCGCGGGCCGCGGGGTTGATCACGAAATCGAACCTGATCCTCGGCATGGGAGAGGAGCCCGACGAGGTGCTCCAAGCGCTGCGCGATCTCCGCGACGCGGGTACTGACATCGTCACGATCACGCAGTATCTCCGACCGACGCCGCGTCACCTGCCGGTTTCACGGTGGCTGAAACCGCACGAGTTCGTCACGATCCGTCAGGAGGCGGAGCGGATGGGCTTCCTCGGCGTGCTCGCGGGCCCCCTGGTGCGTTCGTCGTACCGTGCCGGACGCTTGTGGGCCCAGTCGATGCGCGCCCACGGCCGCCGGATCCCGACGGAACTCGCACACCTGCTCGAGGGTATCGACGCCGAGGGGCAGGGCTTCGCGCAAGCCGTCTAGGAGATACCCCCGTCCGGCTCAGGCGCGCGAGCGACGTCGGAAGGTCAGGTGCATCACTCCGTTCGGCGCGGCCTCGCCGGTCGCCTCGTAGTCCGCCTCCCAGCCGCGCAGATCGTCCCAGAGGCGGATGCCGCCACCGAGGATGATGGGCGAGATGCCCACGTGCAGGTCGTCGACGAGTCCTTCGCCGAGGAACGCCCGCGCCGTGCTCGCGCCGCCGCCGATCCGCACGTCCGCTCCGCCCGCCGCGTCGATCGCCTGATCGAGAACGGCTGCTGGCGCTCCCTGGACGAAGTGGAACACCGTGCCGTTCGCCATCTCGATCGTCGGACGCTCGCGGTGCGTGAGAACGAAGACGGGGACCTCGAACGGAGGCTCGTCCTCCCACCAACCGCGCCAATCGGGGTCGTCGCCGTGCAGATGCAGGCCGAACATCCCGGCACCCATGATCTCGGCGCCCACGCCCTCGAAGTAGCGCGCGGCGTACGCGTCGTCGACGCCCGCCGTTCCCGAGCCGCTTTCATCGTGGAGCACGCGGTGGCGGAAGGTGCGTGTGGCGACGTACGCGGCGGTGAGTCGCCCCCAGTCCTCGCCGAACGGGTTCTCCGGCGTCTGGTCGGTCGTGGTGGCGAAGCCGTCCAGAGAGATGTTGAGGTCGAGGCGCACGCGAGTCACACTCGAGGATCCGGCCGAACGGAGCGGGTGTCAACATCCGGCCCGGCGAAGGGATGCGGGAGTGTGCTTGCCGGGGTGGCGGATGCGGGGCACGATGGATCTGGCGAGGCACGCGCGCCAGAGGGAGTACGGCATGGTGCTTCGGGTGCGGGGGAGCTTCCGACGCGCCATCCGGACCTGCGCGGATGCGGTCTCCGGCGGAGCCTTCCTGACGCGTTGGAGCGCGCTGTTGTCGTTCGTCGTCGCAGGCACGGTCAGCGTGCCCACGGTCGGCGATGCGACGCTCGAGGGCTACGCGGCGGCGGTGCTGGTCGGTGCGCTCGGCTGGATCGCTCTCTCGATCATCGTGTTGCCGGCGGCCGCGGCCGAACGGCGGCTGACGTCACCTCACGCGCGGGCGATCGTGGTGCTGGGGCGCTTGTCGCTGCGGCGGTCGTGCGCGCCCCCGTCAACAACGCCGTGAGTCTGCTGCTGTGGGACACACCCACGACGGGTGCGTGGGGTCCGCGAACGCTCACCAACGTCGTCACGACCCTCGTGGTGTTCGGCATCGTCGGCGTCGCGACGACGCAGTTCGCGCGGCGCCGACTCGTCGCTCGGCGGCTGGCTGACGCTCTGGAGCTCATGCGTGCGCGCCTGGAGCGCGCCCAGGAGCGTGTGGCGCAGACTCGCGAGCTTCGGGCGCAGACGGTGATCGACCTGCGCGCCGGTCGGGACGCGATGCTGAGCGGTCACGTGGACTTCGACACCGTGCGGGCGTACGCCGTGAAGGTGCGCGAGAGGAGCCACCGGCTGGCCGAGCTTGCGGACGACGAGGGTCTTCCCGCGGAGACGTCCGCGCCCGGGACAGAGGCTGCCGCCGCGGGTGGGTCACGGCTCGTTCTGATCCCGATGCCGTGGCTCGTCGTCGCGCTCGTCTACAACATCGCCTCGCTGCCCTTTGCGTTCACTGCCGGGCCGCCCGCGGTCGTCGGGCTCGGCTACCTCGGCGTGTGCCTGCTGGACATCGCCGCGGGGGCAGTGACCCGTCTTCCTCGCCTCCGGGGGCCGACACCCGACTCCGTGCGGCCGGTCGCGTTCATCGGGGCGTGGCTGCTGGCCGGAGTCGGCGTGGCCGTGATGACCTTCGCGCTGCTGCCGGATCTGAGGATGCTCAGCGTCGTCGGTGTCGTGGCGATCCCTGCGGCGGCGGTGGCGCTGTCGCTGTGCGTGGATGCGGTGCGCAGGGTGCGCTCCGCCGAGCACCGTGCCGCGCGTGTACTGGCGCGGGTGGCGCAGCGCGTCGCAGCGCGGCAGGCGCAGGCCGGTGAGCAGCTCATTCGCGCGTCGGGGCTGCTCCACGGTCGGGTGCAGGGACGGTGCGTGATCCTCGCCGCGCAGTCGGACGACGACCCACCGACACCGGAGGACCTCGCGGTGTTCCGTGACCAGACGGACGAGGCGTTCGATGCCATCCTCGAAGCAGTTCCGGATGCGGAGGGTGCCCCCGCGCCGGGCTTCGGAGGATCAGTCGAGGGTCTCCTGTCCGCCTGGAGCGGGGTCGTCACCACGACGCTCCAGGTCGACGCGGGCGCGCGTCTGGCCCTGACCGATCCCGGGACGGCCGCGCGCGCCGTAGAAGCGGTCAATGAAGCGCTGGTCAACGCTGTGAAGCACTCGGCAGCACGTGTCGCCGCCGTCGCGATCGCCGTGATGACCGACGATCGAGTGCGCGTTCGCGTCTCGTCGCGGGGCGCTCTCGCTGCTGGCTCGGGGCGTCCGAGAGGATTGGGGACGAGAGGCGCCAGCGTGGCGATCAGTCAGCAGGGCGAAGACGTCGTCCTGGACTGCGTCCCCCCCCCCGCCGCCGGCTGACGGAAAGGAGGGTTCCCTCGGGCCCGCCCGCCGAGCGAGCTCGCCGGATACTGAGACGCGGGAGCGGGCGCCCTCAGGCCGATACCGTCGCCTTCCAGCCGAGAGCCGGTGCGACGTACTTCGCGAACGACTCGACGACGCGGAGATTGAACTCCACGCCCAGTTGGCTGGGGATGGTGAGCATCAACGTGTCGGCGGACCGGATCGCCGCATCCTGCAGCAGCTGCTCCACGAGCACATCGGGCTCCGCGGCGTACGTCTTGCCGAACGTCGAGCGTATGCCGTCGATGATGCCGATCTGATCGCCGCCCTGCGAACCGCCGAAGTACATGGCGTCCTCGGCGGTGGTGATCGGGAAGATGCTGCGGCTGACCGAGACGCGCGGCGTTCCCGCGTGGCCCGCCTCGCGCCACGCCGCACGGAACGCGTCGATCTGCTGCGCCTGCAGCAGATCGAAGGGCGTGCCGTCTGCCTCGGTGAGCAGAGTCGAGGACATGAGGTTCACCCCGACGCGTCCCGCCCATTCAGCGGTGTCGCGGTTGCCGGCTCCCCACCACACCCGCGAGCGGAGCCCGGGGGACTGCGGTTCGATCGCCTGCATCCCGGTTCCGCCGCCGAAGGGGCTGTTCGGGTCGCGCTCGGCGAGCGGCTCGCCGTCGATCGCGCGCAGGAACAGATCGAAATGCCGACGCGCGATGTCGGCACCCCGAGGGTCTTCGGAACCCGTGTATCCGAAGGTCTCGTAGCCGCGCACCACAGACTCGGCCGACCCGCGGCTGACGCCCAGCGCGAGCCTCCCGTCGCTGATCAGGTCGACCGCCGCCGCTTCCTCGGCCAAGGAGAGGGGGCTCTCGTAGCGCATGTCGATCACGCCGGTGCCCATTTCGATGCGCGAGGTGCGTGCGGCGATCGCGGCGAGAAGCGGCATGGGTGAGGCCTGCTGACGCGCGAAGTGGTGAACCCGGAAGTAGATGCCGTCGACGCCGAGCTCGTCCATACCCACCGCGAGGTCGATCGCCTGCAGCATCGAGTCGCGCGCGGTGAGGATGCGGCCGCCGCCGAGGGGGCCGTAGTGCCCGAAGGACAGTGTTCCGAAGCGTTCCATGTCGTGGACAACGATACGGAGCGAGGAACCATTCCGATGAATCGATCTCCTTCTTCTTCGCGGCCCGCATACCGCGTCGTCGTGCGTAGCATGGCAGCACGTCGACGAGCGGGAGGTGCCATGGTCCGCGTCCGCGTCCTGGGAGTGGCTCTGGATCCCGCGCAGGAACACGTGATCCTGCTGAAGCCTGTCGCCGAACCGTGGGACAGGATCCTCCCGGTGTGGATCGGTGCCCAGGAGGCGACAGCGATCCTCGTGGCCGTGCAGGGGGCTCCGTCGCCGCGCCCGCTGGCCCACGAGTTGATGCTCTCTATCGTCGAGGAGTTGTCCGCGCGTGTCGAGCGGGTCGAGGTGACACGCATCGACGACGGCACCTTCTACGCCGCAGTCACGCTCGACACCCCACTGGGCGTTCGCGTCGTGGACGCCCGACCGTCGGACGCCATCGCGTTGGCGTCCCGGGCGGACGCTCCGATGTTCGTCGCGGACGACGTCATCGCGGTGGCGGGCATCGCCGACACCGTCTCGGAACAGCCGGATGCGGCCTCGGCGCCGGACGAGGACGCGCGCATCGCCGAATTCCGCAGCTTCCTCGACGAGGTCGAGCCGGACGATTTCGAGGACTGAGCGCGGTGGCTACGCTGGCGCCATGACAACGCTCGTTCTCACCGTCATCGGCGTCGATCGTGCGGGCATCGTGTCTGCGGTCGCCGAAGTGATCAGCGCGCACGGGGGCAACTGGGAGAACAGCGAGCTCGCGGAACTGGCCGGCACCTTCGCGGGCGTCATCCAGGTCGACGTCGCTCCATCCCGTGCCGACGAGCTGCGAGACGCGCTGAGCATCCTGGAGGGGCTGGCGAGCATCGTGGTCGTCACACCCGGACGACCTCTCGCGCCGCAGAGCGAGCTCGCCATCCGCGTGATGGGCAACGACCGTGTCGGAATCGTGCGCGAGGTGACCAGCGCGCTGGCTGAGCGCGGCGTCAACGTCGTCCGGATGA contains the following coding sequences:
- a CDS encoding LLM class flavin-dependent oxidoreductase; its protein translation is MERFGTLSFGHYGPLGGGRILTARDSMLQAIDLAVGMDELGVDGIYFRVHHFARQQASPMPLLAAIAARTSRIEMGTGVIDMRYESPLSLAEEAAAVDLISDGRLALGVSRGSAESVVRGYETFGYTGSEDPRGADIARRHFDLFLRAIDGEPLAERDPNSPFGGGTGMQAIEPQSPGLRSRVWWGAGNRDTAEWAGRVGVNLMSSTLLTEADGTPFDLLQAQQIDAFRAAWREAGHAGTPRVSVSRSIFPITTAEDAMYFGGSQGGDQIGIIDGIRSTFGKTYAAEPDVLVEQLLQDAAIRSADTLMLTIPSQLGVEFNLRVVESFAKYVAPALGWKATVSA
- a CDS encoding dihydrofolate reductase family protein, with translation MTRVRLDLNISLDGFATTTDQTPENPFGEDWGRLTAAYVATRTFRHRVLHDESGSGTAGVDDAYAARYFEGVGAEIMGAGMFGLHLHGDDPDWRGWWEDEPPFEVPVFVLTHRERPTIEMANGTVFHFVQGAPAAVLDQAIDAAGGADVRIGGGASTARAFLGEGLVDDLHVGISPIILGGGIRLWDDLRGWEADYEATGEAAPNGVMHLTFRRRSRA
- the lipA gene encoding lipoyl synthase, giving the protein MSAPEGRRLLRLEVRNAQTPIERKPEWIKTKARTGPEHTALRELVKTEDLHTVCQEAGCPNIYECWEDREATFLIGGAQCTRRCDFCQIDTGKPADYDTDEPRRVAESVRRMRLRYATVTGVARDDLPDEGAWLHAETVRRIHAENPGTGVEILSTDFSGDPDLLDEVFSSRPEVFAHNVETVPRLFARIRPAFRYERSLGVLARARAAGLITKSNLILGMGEEPDEVLQALRDLRDAGTDIVTITQYLRPTPRHLPVSRWLKPHEFVTIRQEAERMGFLGVLAGPLVRSSYRAGRLWAQSMRAHGRRIPTELAHLLEGIDAEGQGFAQAV
- a CDS encoding bifunctional nuclease family protein; its protein translation is MVRVRVLGVALDPAQEHVILLKPVAEPWDRILPVWIGAQEATAILVAVQGAPSPRPLAHELMLSIVEELSARVERVEVTRIDDGTFYAAVTLDTPLGVRVVDARPSDAIALASRADAPMFVADDVIAVAGIADTVSEQPDAASAPDEDARIAEFRSFLDEVEPDDFED
- a CDS encoding glycine cleavage system protein R yields the protein MTTLVLTVIGVDRAGIVSAVAEVISAHGGNWENSELAELAGTFAGVIQVDVAPSRADELRDALSILEGLASIVVVTPGRPLAPQSELAIRVMGNDRVGIVREVTSALAERGVNVVRMTTQTQDAAMSGGRLFHAEIVAAVPAETSVAEIVVSLESIAADIQVEVSVTQSG